The Stieleria maiorica genome includes the window GTCGGCTTGCCGGATCGATTGAAATTGTTCGATCAACATCGATGGCGGACGGCGACGCGTCAGATAAAACTCGATCGTGCCCTCGGCGTCCGGGCGGTCGATCATCGCCAACAGCTCCGCAACCAGCCGCACGTCCGCGGCATAACCGGTCACGATCAAGATGCCTTGATCACCGAGCGCGACGATGTTGGATCCCGTCTTACTGAGGAACGGTTTCAGCGAGGTCGATGCCGTCGTGACGTCGATGTGCTTGATCGGCAGAACCTGCGTCACCGCGGCGGCAGGGCCGTTGCGGCGCGAGATTTCTGTGGCGTCTCCGGCCGGCGCGCTGCTGACAATATCCGCGATGTCGACGACCCGTTTCCAACCCGGGACTTCGGAATCGACGACTGCCAGGTTTGCTTCGCGCAGCAAACTGCCCAACAACGTCGGCAAGACGTTTTTGGGCAGTTTGGCGGGCGTGTACACGGTGACGTCGCGGCGCGCGATGTCCGCCCCGTGCAGAAACCGAATCCCCAACTGCTTGCTCATCAAATCCAGCAAGGTCGTGACCCGCACCGTCCCCGACAAATTCAGCTCGACAATTTCGTCACCGCCGGCCACTTGCCCCGGCGCCGGTCGAGTGCCGGCCAACACGATCGCCATACCAACGGCGAGCGGCAAAGTGCAGCGTCGGAACGTGTTGCTAGCAATCATGGGGCATGGAGATGGGGTAAGAAGATTAGGGGGTAAGAAGATTGATGGTCGTATGACGAGGCTGTCGTCGTTCGGTTGAACTCATTTTCCTACCTCCAAAATCTTCCTACCCTCCAACATGAAACGCCGTCGCTACCGTGCGTGGCGGCTGATCACTTCCATCAACTCATGCGTCGGCTGGCGGATGTTCATCACGCGTTGCCCGCCGGGGGCGTTGGGATCGCGGATGATGATGATCATCTCGTTCGCGCTTGGCTGGTTGGGCGAGGCTTGTTGGGGGCCGTTAAGCGATGCCAGGCGTGTTTGCGGCTGGCCGAGGTGCGAGGGTTGTGGTGCGGGCGGGGTGACCTGAGCGGTCGCCTGAGCCGGCGGCTGGGTTTGATAGAGGTGAGCCAGTTGGACGCGATCGAGTTGCCATTTGACGCTGCCCGGTCCGGTGTAGATTCCCACATCGCCTTCGTAGTCGGCGGCGTTGCAGACACCGATCAGTTGGCCCACGGCGTCGAACAAGCCGCCGCCGCTGCGTCCGTCGACCGGAGCGCCGGCGATTTCGATGTTCGAGGCATTGACGTGTTGATTGTACTTGTTGATTCCGGTGATGGCGGTGTCGCGGCGTGACGGATCGGCACCGTGGTCGCAGCCGAAACTGAACGCGGTTTGTCCGGTCTGCAGCGGGCTGTTCGGATTGGCGACCTGGACGGGTTGGACGTCGAATCCCGGCCGCATCACGACCAATGCGATGTCGCGGTTGTCGGCGTCGTAGTCGATGACTTGTCCCGGGACCTTTTTAATTTGTCCACCGACGAACAGTTCGACTTCGACTTTGGATTGCAGTTTGGTTTCGCGGAACAGGTGGCCACAGGTCAGCACCAAGGCTTCGTCGCCGTGGCGGTCGATGATCGTGCCGGTCCCGACACCGAAGCCGTTTCCGTCGTGGACTTTCAGCCGCACGGTCGCGGCCCGAGCACGCTGGACCGCATGGGCCATCGAAAGGCTGGGCATCGCTTCGCTGCGGGAATCACCGATCGCGACGGCTCCGCGGTTGACGAGCCGGGTTTGCGGGACGCTGAGGATCGAATCGCCGGGCAGATTGGCACCGGTTTGAAACCGTGGGCGAGCCGGATCGATCGCCAGCGCCTGGCGTAGTTTTTCACCGCTCTGGGCTCCGACCAATCGCGTCAGTTCGCGGCCGGCGGACAGGACGACGTAGGTGGGGACTTGCCGGACGCCGTGACGGCGCGCCAAATCGGGTTCGGCGTTGATATTGACGTGCCGGATCGGCGTTCCGCCCTGTTCCAGCTGTCGCAGCGTCGGCACCATCGCCTGGCAATGGCCGCAATGATCCGAAGAGAACGCCACCAACACGTTCGCGGCGGTTGCCTCACCAGCGGTGATCGCGGCGGTCAGAATTACAAACGCCGAAACGATGGCCCGGTAGCCCCGGCCGAACAAGTGCGTGTTCAATGTGTCTCTCCCTAGACAAGTGCCCTGATCGGCCGATCCATCGGCCGAATGGTTGTCGTCCCCCGTCACAACGGAGCTCTCACTTGAGACAAAACGACGACAAAAGGACTTTCCGCAATCGGTCATCGGGGCGACAACCCCAAACCGCACCCTTCCCCCTGGGAAACCCCGTGAAACATTCGGGATTACGTGTTTCACGACGATCTGTACAATCCGGCCCAGATTCCCATCCTTTCGACACGCCGAAGTTAGTCCAACCATGCCCCGACGCATCCTGGTCACCAGCGCACTGCCCTACGCCAACGGGCCGATCCACATCGGTCACCTGGTGGAATACATTCAAACGGACATTTGGGTGCGTTTTCAGCGTCTGATCGGAAATCGCTGTGTCTACATCTGTGCCGACGACACCCACGGCACCGCGATCATGATCCGGGCCAAAAAGGAAGGTCGCAGCGAAGAAGAGCTGATTGCCGCGATGAGCGCGGAACACCAACGCGATTTCGCCGATTTCCATGTCGATTTTGACCACTACGGCAGCACCAACAGCGAGGCCAATCGGGAGCTGTGCCACCTGTTTTGGAAAGCCCTCCGCGAGGCGAATCTGGTCACCGAAAAAAGCATCGACCAGCTGTATGACCCCGAAGCGGAGACGTTTTTGGCCGACCGTTTCGTCCGCGGGACCTGTCCGGTCAGCGGCCACACCAACCAGCCGGGCGACCACTGCCAGTGCGGCGCGACGTATTCGCCGACCGAGTTGATCGATCCCAAAAGCACGCTCAGCGGCGCCACGCCCGAAGTCCGCTCGGCGGTGCACCTGTTCGTCACCCTGGAAAAACTGCGTTCGTTCCTGACCGAGTGGATCGACAACGGCGACGCACTGCAGAAGGAAACCGCGAATTATTTGAAAGGCTTTTTTCTGGCCGAGGACAAAGAGCTGAAGGACTGGGACATCAGCCGGCCCGGCCCCTACTTCGGCTTCGAGATCCCCGATTCGCCCGGAAATTACTGGTACGTCTGGTTCGACGCTCCGATCGGCTACGTGTCCAGCACCAAGGAATGGTGCGAGGCCAACGGAGAATCGTTCGACGATTGGTGGCGGAGCGAATCGACCGAAATCCACCACTTCATCGGCAAGGACATCACCTATTTCCACACCTTGTTCTGGCCCGGCATGTTGCACACCGCGGGCTTGCAGTTGCCGACCAAGGTCCACATCCACGGATTCTTGAACGTCGGCGGCGAAAAAATGAGCAAGTCGACCGGGACGTTGATCAGCGCGGAAACCTATCGCAAGCATTCCGATCCGGATTACTTGCGTTACTTCTACGCGACCAAGCTGACCCAGCGCGTGGAGGACCTTGATTTGGGGATCGACGAGTTTGTCGAAAAGGTCAACAGCGATCTGGTCGGCAAGGTCGTCAACCTGGCCAGCCGCGTCGGCAAGTTTGCCAAGAACACCGGTCTGGCGGAAACCTATCCCGATGACGGTGGCTTGTTCGAAAACGCCGCCAAGGTCGGTGATTCGATCGCCCAGGCCTACGAAGTCGGTGATTACAGCCGCGCGATGCGGTTGATCATGGAACTGGCCGACGCCGCCAACCCGTTCGTCGAACACGCCAAGCCGTGGGAGATGAAGAAAGATCCCGAACGACAAGACGAACTACGCGACGTGGTCACCGTGGCGCTGAACCTGTTTCGGCAACTGACGATCTACCTGGCGCCCGTGTTGCCGACGCTGGCTGAGAAATGCGACGCGCTGCTGGGCGAGCCGATCACGTCGTGGGAACAAAGTAAAACGCCATTGTTGGGCACAGCGGTGGCGAAATTCCAACGCATGATGGAACGCATTCAACCCGAGGATTTGCAAAAGATGATTGAAGAGAGCAAAGAAGCCGCCGACGCCGAAGCCGCCGCGGAGAACCGACCGACGTTTGACGATTCGGATCAGCCGCTCAAAGACGAACCGATCGCCGATGAAATCACGATCGACGACTTTGTCAAAGTCGACTTCCGCGTCGCCCGCGTGCTGTCGGCCGAACACGTTCCCGAAGCCAACAAATTGCTCAAGCTGACGTTGGGCCTGGGCGGCGACGAGACGCGTCAGGTGTTTGCCGGCATCAAAGCGGCTTACGAACCGGAGAGTCTGGTCGGGCGACTGGTCGTGATGGTCGCCAATTTGAAGCCGCGGAAGATGCGGTTCGGATTGAGCGAAGGCATGGTGTGTGCCAGCGGCCCCGGCGGCGAAGACGTGTTCCTGCTCTCCCCCGACGAGGGCGCCCTGCCCGGGCAACGCGTGCACTGAGGGTGCGGCGGGATCGCCTCTCAAAGTAGAATGGCACTTCCGGGGACGTGCGGTTTTTACCGCCGAAATAACGGGCGTTTACGACTTCACCCTCCCTCTGAGAGGGTCGCGGAGGAGTGAGCGACGACGCGGGGAGGGTTGATCCGCGCTTCGATGTGACCCAAGGACGAAAGTTTTGTCCGATGATTCACCGTTCAACCTCCCCTCGCTGCGCTCGACCCCATACGCATCAAGTTAAGACGACACCCTCCTCGGAAGCATTGGTGTCTGCACAACGTACCATGGCTCCCTTCTCCCCCGGCTTTGTGGGGGAGAAGGGAGCCATGCCATAAATTGCGGATCGATTTGTGTGAACACCAATGCTCTAACAGGGAGGGTGACATTGATGACTCCACTGTTAACGTGGTGCCTCGCCCTCTCTGGCGTTTGCTTGCTGCGCAAACGCCGTCTCTCCCAGAGGGAGAGAATCTCAATTGGTTGCCACAGAAAAACCGACTGGTCTCAAACGAAGATCAGCGGTTTAGCGCGGGACCAATCTACCCGCCGCTCACTCCTCCGCGTACGCCTTGTACGCCTGGGCGACGTTCGCCGATTCGGCGTCGCCGCGGTGGAACAGGAATCGATAGCGGAACGTCACCGTCTCGCCGGCCTTGAGCGTCATGTCGCCGGTGCCGTCGGGTTTGTTTTCGAAGTGATTGACGCCGAAGGGATTGGCCGCAACGAGCCCGTAGTCGCGCGCGTGCCACCAGGTCGGATGGCGCGGGTTGGTGGGATGGTCGAACATTGCGATGCCGGTCAGCTGCCCATCGATCTCTCCCCAATAGTCGACCCACGCGGCGCGTTTGCCCCACATCTCCTTGTCCTGCACCCCTTCGCTGTTGATCGAATGACCTCCGGCGGTGTGGTTGCCGCGTTTCGGATCGGCTTTCAAACGTAGCCGTGGATGGGTCCGCATGCCCATCGTGCCTTCTTTGGTGTCACCGATGATCAGGTCGCCGGAGGATGCGATCCAGGTGACTTCGTAATCGATGGTGCGGGCATCGCCGTCGCCGCCGAAGGTCAGCGTGCGCTGGTCGCTGCACACCGTTTCCCCGTCGGAGCTCTTCCAATCGTTTTCGGCGATGATTTTGTTGCCGTCGATCTTCAGCGAGGTTTGCACCTGGGTGCCGACGTCCTTGGATTTCTTGCCTTCGGCGTCTTCCATCCAGAATCGGATCCCGCCGACTTCGTCGTGCGTGTACCAGATCGATTTATGGTGCGGGTGGTCGCTGGCTTCGTTGTCGACGTCCTTGACCATCGGGTAGTTGCGGGTCATCGGTTTTTGCCCGGGACCGTACACCGGATACAGGATCGGTTTGGCATAGCCGCTGTATCGATATTCGGTAAACGGCTGTCCGTCGATCGAGACGACCGCTTTGTTGCCGTCGTCGGTGATCTGGACATCGGCGGCCGGGATCTCGGCGACCAGACAGAGGGACGGAATCAATGCCAAGCAGGCAAACAGGATTCGAACGAGCATGTTGCGGGTGGGGAGCGAGGGTGGGATGTGAAGGTACAGCCCCCATAGTTTAGTAGAAGATCCGGCCGGTGGTTTTGCGATCTACCAGAAACGAGCGTGGGACGACTGGGCTGGTGTAAATACAGCTGACATCAGCCGGTTCGTGCACGTGGCCCCGCTTTTGCGGTAAACCGCTGATCCCAAAAGAGTTTGCGAACTCGCCGATGCGTTCCGAGCGTCGCCGTGTTCTCCGAACTCGGCACACGCGAAAAGCGAAGCTTCGCCCCGCGCCGACCTCGGAGAGGACGGCGACGGAGCGAAAAGGACTTCGTGCGTCTCATTCCCGGGCAGGAGCCCGGGAACAAGTGAAGAGACGACAGGCTGGACGCCTATCCCACAGAGTTGCAGTGTTTAGGAGTCGATTTCGACGCGTTCGCCTTGGGCGTCGCGGCAGTCCATTTCCAGGTGCTCGGGGTACAGACCTTCGCTGCCGAGGATTTGGACGGTCATGTTGCCGGTGTCTTCCATCTCCATCACGCTGCGCCGTTTTTGGTTGTTCAAGTGGGCCGCGACGGCATCGTTGACGCGAACGGTGACGCGTTGGATGTGTTCGTTCTTGACGGCCAAGGCGAGCATCCGGACGACTTCGATCGACATGCTTTCGGCGGTCTTGACCAACCCACGGCCTTCGCAACACGGGCAATCTTGATAGATGCTGCGTTTCAAACTCGGACGGATCCGTTGCCGCGTCATCTCGATCAATCCGAACGGGCTGGTCCGCAAGATCTTGGTGCGGGCGCGGTCACCGGCCATCGCATCACGCAGCGCCCGTTCGACTTTCCGCCGGTGGCTCTCTTTGCGCATGTCGATGAAGTCGTTGACGATCACGCCGCCCAGGTCGCGCAGCCGCAACTGACGGGCGATCTCTTTCGCCGCGGCCAGGTTCAACTTGAACGCGTTGTCTTCGGCAGACTTTTCGCCGCGGAAGTTGCCGCTGTTGACGTCGATCGCGACCAGCGCTTCGGTCGGATCGATCACGATCGAACCGCCGTTGGGCAGTTTGACCTGGCGTTGGTGAATTTTGACGATTTCGCGTTCCAGTTTGTACTTGTGGAACAGCGGCGAGGAACCGTCGTACAGCTTCAGCCGATCGACGACGCGGGGCATGACCATTTTCAAGAAGTCGCGGGCGTTCTCGAACGCCTCTTTCTCGTCGATCACGATCTGGTCGATGTCATCGTTGTAGATGTCCCGAATCGTTTTGATGATCAGGTCGCTTTCTTCGTACAACACGCCCGGCTGGTTGCCGCTTTTGACGCGGCGGACGATCGTTTTCCACAACCGGATCAGATAGTCCATGTCGCGACCGAGTTCGTTCTCGCTGCGGCCGGCGCCGGCGGTGCGGACGATGAACCCGAGTCCCTTTGGCGGGCCGAGCGACAGCAGGCAGCGACGCAGCCGTTTGCGGTCGTCGTCGTCTTCAATCTTGCGGCTCACCCCGACGCGTTCGAGTGCGGGCATCAGCACCAGGTAGCGTCCCGGGATGGAGATGTACGTGCTGAGCGTGGGTCCTTTGGTGCCGATCCCTTCCTTGATGACTTGGACCAGGACTTCGTCGCCGCGTTTAAAGATCTCCTGGATCGGAGGTTTGATGCGCGGCCGTCCGCCTTTGAAGGCTCGTTTGGATCCGCGGCCGGATTCACGGGCGCGTTTGGCAGCCGCCTCGGCCATCTCGTCCGATTCGCGTTTGATCTCCTCGGGGTCGTAGCCGCCTTGGCGAAAGTACTGGGGTTCGACGTCGCTGATGTGCAGGAACCCGTTTCGTCCGACACCGAAGTCGACGAAGGCGGCTTGAATGCTGGGTTCCAGGTTGACGATTTTTCCTCGGTAGATGTTTCCGGCAAAGGCTTCGACACTCTTGCGTTCGACGTACAACTCTTCCAGTTTTCCGTCGTCCAGGATGGCGATGCGGCTCTCTTCGGGCTGGAGCACGTTCATCAACATTTCGCGTTTCATTTAGTTCACCTCGTCGGTGTGTTCGCCGTGGTGCGGCGATTGGTTTGCGATTGCTAAAAATTCGGGATCCGTGGTCGGAAACTCGCGTTTCAGAACCACTTCTGTACGAGTGATTTGCGACCCGTGGGCGATCCAATCGGAGCATCCGATCAGATCCAACACGTCGGTCGGCTTGAGGGTCGCCGCGTCGCTGGCGGCCATCGAAAGATCGATGTGGTCGTTAAAGGTCAACGACAGAATCTGCTCGGCGACCTTGAACGTCACCGGCTTGTTTTTTCGAGTCACCGTGACGCTCTCGCGAGACAGAAACGCCGCCAGATCGGACCGGATCAGGTCTTCATCGAGTGGCGCGGCGCCCAGCTCGGGATCGGGGCGGGTGATCACATACTCGGTGCGTTCCAGCTTTGCCTTGCCGCTGTCGGCGGGCAGCAATTGAACGCTCTTGATCGTCAGCCCCGGTTGGTCGTCGTGATCCAGCCGGCGGAACAACTCGGGTGCGGACAGTCGTTCGGCCAAGTCCAGTTCGACGACTTCGTTGAGACCGCTGATACCGAGTGCGAGTGCCGACGGGAATCCGATTCGTGGTTTGGGGTGAAAGCCCTCGGTCATCGACAGTTGCAACTGGGCGCGGCGCACCAAGCGTTCCCACAACCGCGCCAGATCGCGGTGACTGGTCCATCGCAGCAGGCCTGTTTTTGCGAAACGAATTCGGTAGCGCAAACGCAACGGCTCGGCGGCGGTCACTTGATCCGTCGCTTCGTCGGTCGTGTCGTCAGTCGGAGGGATGGAGGTTGGGGGAGAAGACATGAATGGTGGGCTATCAGGTCACGATCAGTTCGGGAACGTATTCGCCGAGCCGGTCGAGTAAATACAGGTCGACGTCACGCGCCGCTTCGAGTTGCATGACGCGTTCGGCCATCTGTTCGCATTGGCCGATGGAGACGGAACGAATCGCCTTTTTGACTCGCAGCAGCGACGACGGCGGGACGCTCAAGTGGCGAACGCCCATGCCCATCAACAACAGCGCGCGAGCCGGGTTGCTGCTCATTTCACCGCAGATCGAAAGCGGGCGATCATGTTCTTTGGCGACCTCGACGCAGCGGGCGATCAGACGCAGCACGGCCGGGTCGCTGGATTGGTACAGGTCGGCGACGTATTCGTTGCTACGGTCGACGGCCAGGGTGTACTGGGCCAGATCGTTGGTCCCGATCGACAGAAAATCGACTTCTTCGACGAACCGATCCAGCATCATCACGGCCGCGGGGACTTCGACCATCATGCCGACGGGGATGTTGCTGCGGTGGGGTGTGCCGGATTCTTCCAGGTCTTCGGCGACGACGTTCAGCAACATCCGCGCTTGCCGGAATTCGGCCAGCGTCGTGATCAACGGAAACATCACGCGGATGTCGCCGTGAACGG containing:
- a CDS encoding trypsin-like peptidase domain-containing protein, coding for MNTHLFGRGYRAIVSAFVILTAAITAGEATAANVLVAFSSDHCGHCQAMVPTLRQLEQGGTPIRHVNINAEPDLARRHGVRQVPTYVVLSAGRELTRLVGAQSGEKLRQALAIDPARPRFQTGANLPGDSILSVPQTRLVNRGAVAIGDSRSEAMPSLSMAHAVQRARAATVRLKVHDGNGFGVGTGTIIDRHGDEALVLTCGHLFRETKLQSKVEVELFVGGQIKKVPGQVIDYDADNRDIALVVMRPGFDVQPVQVANPNSPLQTGQTAFSFGCDHGADPSRRDTAITGINKYNQHVNASNIEIAGAPVDGRSGGGLFDAVGQLIGVCNAADYEGDVGIYTGPGSVKWQLDRVQLAHLYQTQPPAQATAQVTPPAPQPSHLGQPQTRLASLNGPQQASPNQPSANEMIIIIRDPNAPGGQRVMNIRQPTHELMEVISRHAR
- the metG gene encoding methionine--tRNA ligase, producing the protein MPRRILVTSALPYANGPIHIGHLVEYIQTDIWVRFQRLIGNRCVYICADDTHGTAIMIRAKKEGRSEEELIAAMSAEHQRDFADFHVDFDHYGSTNSEANRELCHLFWKALREANLVTEKSIDQLYDPEAETFLADRFVRGTCPVSGHTNQPGDHCQCGATYSPTELIDPKSTLSGATPEVRSAVHLFVTLEKLRSFLTEWIDNGDALQKETANYLKGFFLAEDKELKDWDISRPGPYFGFEIPDSPGNYWYVWFDAPIGYVSSTKEWCEANGESFDDWWRSESTEIHHFIGKDITYFHTLFWPGMLHTAGLQLPTKVHIHGFLNVGGEKMSKSTGTLISAETYRKHSDPDYLRYFYATKLTQRVEDLDLGIDEFVEKVNSDLVGKVVNLASRVGKFAKNTGLAETYPDDGGLFENAAKVGDSIAQAYEVGDYSRAMRLIMELADAANPFVEHAKPWEMKKDPERQDELRDVVTVALNLFRQLTIYLAPVLPTLAEKCDALLGEPITSWEQSKTPLLGTAVAKFQRMMERIQPEDLQKMIEESKEAADAEAAAENRPTFDDSDQPLKDEPIADEITIDDFVKVDFRVARVLSAEHVPEANKLLKLTLGLGGDETRQVFAGIKAAYEPESLVGRLVVMVANLKPRKMRFGLSEGMVCASGPGGEDVFLLSPDEGALPGQRVH
- a CDS encoding DUF6807 domain-containing protein — encoded protein: MLVRILFACLALIPSLCLVAEIPAADVQITDDGNKAVVSIDGQPFTEYRYSGYAKPILYPVYGPGQKPMTRNYPMVKDVDNEASDHPHHKSIWYTHDEVGGIRFWMEDAEGKKSKDVGTQVQTSLKIDGNKIIAENDWKSSDGETVCSDQRTLTFGGDGDARTIDYEVTWIASSGDLIIGDTKEGTMGMRTHPRLRLKADPKRGNHTAGGHSINSEGVQDKEMWGKRAAWVDYWGEIDGQLTGIAMFDHPTNPRHPTWWHARDYGLVAANPFGVNHFENKPDGTGDMTLKAGETVTFRYRFLFHRGDAESANVAQAYKAYAEE
- a CDS encoding Rne/Rng family ribonuclease, producing MKREMLMNVLQPEESRIAILDDGKLEELYVERKSVEAFAGNIYRGKIVNLEPSIQAAFVDFGVGRNGFLHISDVEPQYFRQGGYDPEEIKRESDEMAEAAAKRARESGRGSKRAFKGGRPRIKPPIQEIFKRGDEVLVQVIKEGIGTKGPTLSTYISIPGRYLVLMPALERVGVSRKIEDDDDRKRLRRCLLSLGPPKGLGFIVRTAGAGRSENELGRDMDYLIRLWKTIVRRVKSGNQPGVLYEESDLIIKTIRDIYNDDIDQIVIDEKEAFENARDFLKMVMPRVVDRLKLYDGSSPLFHKYKLEREIVKIHQRQVKLPNGGSIVIDPTEALVAIDVNSGNFRGEKSAEDNAFKLNLAAAKEIARQLRLRDLGGVIVNDFIDMRKESHRRKVERALRDAMAGDRARTKILRTSPFGLIEMTRQRIRPSLKRSIYQDCPCCEGRGLVKTAESMSIEVVRMLALAVKNEHIQRVTVRVNDAVAAHLNNQKRRSVMEMEDTGNMTVQILGSEGLYPEHLEMDCRDAQGERVEIDS
- a CDS encoding TIGR03936 family radical SAM-associated protein, whose product is MSSPPTSIPPTDDTTDEATDQVTAAEPLRLRYRIRFAKTGLLRWTSHRDLARLWERLVRRAQLQLSMTEGFHPKPRIGFPSALALGISGLNEVVELDLAERLSAPELFRRLDHDDQPGLTIKSVQLLPADSGKAKLERTEYVITRPDPELGAAPLDEDLIRSDLAAFLSRESVTVTRKNKPVTFKVAEQILSLTFNDHIDLSMAASDAATLKPTDVLDLIGCSDWIAHGSQITRTEVVLKREFPTTDPEFLAIANQSPHHGEHTDEVN